The Streptomyces sp. NBC_01244 genome contains a region encoding:
- a CDS encoding O-methyltransferase, whose product MTKGNSTKITDELYQYMLAHNPPLDEVQRGLVATTYAVFPDSAGMQSAEEQGPLLAFLVRLTGARHIVEIGTFTGFSSLSMAQAMPADGRLIACDVSEEWTAYAREAWAKAGVADRIDLRIAPAIETLRAMPAEPHIDMAYMDADKQSQIAYWEELVPRLRPGALLVTDNTLYHGEVLNPSATGGAAGVQAYNDHVTADPRMESVLLAISDGITLSRKR is encoded by the coding sequence ATGACCAAGGGCAACAGCACCAAGATCACGGACGAGCTCTACCAGTACATGCTCGCGCACAACCCCCCGCTGGACGAGGTCCAGCGGGGGCTGGTGGCGACGACGTACGCGGTGTTCCCGGACTCCGCCGGAATGCAGTCGGCGGAGGAGCAGGGGCCACTGCTGGCCTTCCTCGTCCGGCTGACCGGCGCGCGGCACATCGTGGAGATCGGCACCTTCACCGGCTTCTCCTCGCTGTCGATGGCGCAGGCCATGCCGGCGGACGGACGCCTCATCGCGTGCGACGTCTCGGAGGAGTGGACGGCGTACGCGCGCGAGGCCTGGGCGAAGGCCGGCGTCGCGGACCGCATCGACCTGCGCATCGCGCCCGCGATCGAGACGCTGCGCGCGATGCCGGCGGAGCCGCACATCGACATGGCGTACATGGACGCGGACAAGCAGAGCCAGATCGCCTACTGGGAGGAGCTCGTGCCGCGGCTGCGCCCGGGCGCGCTGCTCGTCACGGACAACACGCTGTACCACGGCGAGGTGCTGAACCCGTCGGCGACCGGTGGGGCGGCGGGGGTCCAGGCCTACAACGACCACGTCACTGCGGACCCCCGCATGGAGTCGGTGCTGCTGGCGATCTCC
- a CDS encoding HAD family hydrolase: protein MTVLVASDLDRTLIYSAAALGLTMPDPVAPRLLCVEVHESKPLSYMTETAAGLLAELSADPGAVFVPTTTRTRKQYQRIRFPGRPAKYAICANGGQLLVDGVPDRDWRRQVAARLAAESVPLEEMHAHLMSVTDPVWLRKARVAEDLFAYLVVERALVPAEWIKTLTEWSEARGWTVSLQGRKIYAVPRPLTKSAAMHEVARRVGATSTLAAGDSLLDADLLLAADTAWRPGHGELADAGWTAPHVTALTQAGVLAGEEIVRAFTREVARLGTPAA, encoded by the coding sequence GTGACCGTTCTCGTAGCCAGTGACCTCGACCGTACGCTCATCTACTCGGCGGCCGCGCTCGGCCTGACCATGCCCGACCCGGTGGCCCCGCGCCTGCTGTGCGTGGAGGTGCACGAGAGCAAGCCGCTGTCGTACATGACGGAGACGGCGGCGGGGCTGCTGGCGGAGCTGTCCGCCGACCCGGGCGCGGTGTTCGTGCCGACCACCACCCGGACCCGCAAGCAGTACCAGCGCATCCGCTTCCCCGGACGGCCGGCGAAGTACGCGATCTGCGCCAACGGCGGCCAGCTCCTGGTGGACGGGGTCCCGGACCGGGACTGGCGCCGCCAGGTCGCGGCGCGGCTCGCCGCGGAGTCCGTCCCGCTGGAGGAGATGCACGCGCACCTGATGTCCGTCACGGACCCGGTGTGGCTGCGCAAGGCGCGGGTGGCGGAGGACCTGTTCGCGTACCTGGTCGTGGAGCGGGCGCTGGTCCCCGCTGAGTGGATCAAGACGCTGACGGAATGGTCCGAGGCGCGCGGCTGGACGGTCTCGCTCCAGGGCCGGAAGATCTACGCCGTCCCCCGGCCGCTGACCAAGAGCGCGGCCATGCACGAAGTGGCCCGGCGCGTGGGGGCCACGAGCACGCTCGCCGCCGGGGACTCGCTGCTGGACGCGGACCTGCTGCTGGCGGCGGACACGGCCTGGCGGCCGGGCCACGGCGAGCTGGCCGACGCGGGCTGGACGGCGCCGCACGTGACGGCGCTGACCCAGGCGGGCGTGCTGGCCGGTGAGGAGATCGTGCGCGCGTTCACCCGCGAAGTGGCGCGACTCGGCACACCCGCCGCCTGA
- a CDS encoding phosphoribosyltransferase yields the protein MTARKGKKIEAVWSGTWVADRLGVSLEDGPGTGTGGPALEELLGLALRRNPKRAHLLVSQVLGKHVPQSPAAVYAAGYGLGERVRELLGEAEAASAVVLGYAETATGLGHCVADGLGSAPYLHSTRRPVPGVEAAGGFEEAHSHATSHLLLPEDPKLLAGPGPLVLVDDEFSTGNTVLNTIADLHARHPRGHYVVVALVDMRSPADRDRLTAFAAELGARVDLIALASGTVSLPEGVLEKGQALVEQYEAEAALATAAAGTAPPATGGAPAAAGAGPAPVGASQPGAGQNQPLRRLSSGVRGGAPADDPHPIIHVELGWPAGIPDGGRHGFTPAHRAALDAALPAMADRLEAALGDGPARVLVLGNEELMYAPLRLAQALEASGTAAAPVEVRFSTTTRSPVLAVDDPGYAIRTRLVFPAHDDPADGPGDRYAYNVASTAGAGFDAVVAVVDSAGDTAGLRTGLLAALAPHTGRVVLAVIPSYVPDRQEPIMTEPPREALRAALGEPLRGPAFSSYAAEDVGWLLQDLSDVELEAPTEEREEAIQAGGAHYAESLPVEFQPSPEYQQLYQSALTASAARMARAVGTVTETVLAERSPSPVLVSLARAGTPVGVLMRRWAQARHGLDLPHYAVSIVRGRGIDANALRWLAAHHDPADVVFVDGWTGKGAITRELREALGEFEGFNPEIVVLADPGSCVETYGTREDFLIPSACLNSTVSGLVSRTVLRSDLVGPANFHGAKFYRELAGADVSVAFVDTVCAHFEEVAEAVDAEVKELLAADRTPTWVGWRAVERISEEYGIHDVNLVKPGVGETTRVLLRRVPWKILAQRGAGADLDHVRLLAEQRGVPVEEVDGLPYSCVGLIHPRFTRGATGADGKAVATK from the coding sequence TTGACTGCGAGGAAGGGCAAGAAGATCGAAGCGGTGTGGTCGGGAACGTGGGTCGCGGACCGGCTGGGCGTGAGCCTGGAGGACGGGCCGGGTACCGGGACCGGCGGTCCGGCGCTCGAAGAGCTCCTCGGGCTGGCCCTGCGGCGCAACCCCAAGCGGGCCCACCTGCTCGTGTCGCAGGTGCTGGGCAAGCACGTCCCGCAGTCCCCGGCGGCCGTCTACGCCGCCGGGTACGGGCTCGGCGAGCGGGTCCGGGAGCTGCTGGGCGAGGCGGAGGCCGCCTCGGCCGTGGTCCTGGGGTACGCGGAGACCGCGACCGGGCTGGGCCACTGCGTGGCCGACGGCCTGGGCAGCGCCCCGTACCTGCACTCCACCCGCCGTCCCGTGCCCGGCGTGGAGGCCGCGGGAGGCTTCGAGGAGGCCCATTCCCACGCCACCTCGCACCTGCTGCTGCCCGAGGACCCGAAGCTGCTGGCGGGCCCGGGCCCGCTGGTCCTCGTCGACGACGAGTTCTCCACCGGCAACACCGTGCTGAACACCATCGCCGACCTCCACGCCCGCCACCCGCGCGGCCACTACGTGGTCGTCGCCCTGGTCGACATGCGCTCCCCGGCCGACCGCGACCGCCTGACGGCCTTCGCCGCCGAGCTGGGCGCCCGCGTGGACCTCATAGCCCTGGCCTCGGGCACGGTCTCCCTCCCGGAGGGCGTGCTGGAGAAGGGGCAAGCCCTGGTGGAGCAGTACGAGGCCGAGGCGGCCTTGGCGACCGCGGCTGCCGGGACTGCACCCCCCGCCACGGGCGGTGCCCCGGCCGCTGCGGGCGCTGGACCCGCTCCCGTCGGCGCATCGCAGCCGGGGGCTGGGCAAAATCAGCCCCTGCGGCGTTTGAGCAGCGGGGTCCGGGGCGGCGCCCCGGCAGACGACCCGCACCCGATCATCCACGTGGAACTGGGCTGGCCGGCCGGGATACCCGACGGCGGACGCCACGGCTTCACCCCCGCGCACCGCGCAGCACTGGACGCGGCGCTGCCCGCCATGGCGGACCGGCTCGAGGCCGCGCTGGGCGACGGCCCCGCACGGGTCCTCGTACTCGGCAACGAGGAGCTGATGTACGCCCCGCTGCGCCTCGCGCAAGCCCTGGAGGCGTCCGGCACCGCCGCAGCGCCGGTCGAGGTGCGCTTCTCCACCACCACCCGCTCGCCGGTGCTCGCCGTGGACGACCCCGGCTACGCGATCCGCACGCGGCTCGTCTTCCCCGCCCACGACGACCCGGCCGACGGCCCCGGAGACCGGTACGCCTACAACGTCGCGAGCACGGCCGGCGCCGGCTTCGACGCCGTGGTCGCCGTCGTGGACTCGGCCGGAGACACCGCCGGGCTCCGCACCGGCCTGCTCGCGGCCCTCGCGCCCCACACCGGCCGGGTCGTGCTGGCGGTCATACCTTCGTACGTACCCGACCGGCAGGAGCCGATCATGACCGAGCCCCCGCGCGAAGCGCTGCGCGCAGCACTGGGCGAACCACTGCGCGGGCCCGCCTTCTCCTCCTACGCCGCCGAGGACGTCGGCTGGCTGCTCCAGGACCTCTCCGACGTTGAGTTGGAAGCCCCGACGGAGGAGCGCGAGGAAGCCATCCAGGCGGGCGGCGCGCACTACGCGGAATCGCTGCCGGTGGAGTTCCAGCCGTCCCCGGAGTACCAGCAGCTCTACCAGAGCGCGCTGACCGCCTCCGCCGCCCGGATGGCCCGCGCCGTCGGCACCGTCACCGAGACGGTCCTCGCCGAGCGCTCCCCCTCCCCGGTCCTCGTCTCCCTGGCCCGCGCCGGCACCCCCGTGGGCGTGCTGATGCGGCGCTGGGCGCAGGCCCGGCACGGCCTGGACCTGCCGCACTACGCCGTTTCCATCGTGCGCGGCCGCGGCATAGACGCCAACGCGCTGCGCTGGCTGGCCGCCCACCACGATCCGGCCGACGTCGTCTTCGTCGACGGCTGGACCGGCAAGGGGGCGATCACCCGCGAACTGCGCGAGGCCCTGGGCGAGTTCGAGGGCTTCAACCCGGAGATCGTGGTCCTCGCCGACCCCGGCTCCTGCGTGGAGACCTACGGCACGCGCGAGGACTTCCTGATCCCCTCCGCCTGTCTCAATTCCACTGTTTCCGGACTGGTCTCGCGTACGGTGCTCAGGTCCGACCTGGTCGGGCCCGCCAATTTCCACGGCGCGAAGTTCTACCGCGAGCTCGCCGGGGCCGATGTCTCCGTCGCGTTCGTCGACACCGTCTGCGCGCACTTCGAGGAGGTCGCCGAGGCCGTGGACGCCGAGGTCAAGGAGCTCCTCGCCGCCGACCGCACGCCGACCTGGGTGGGCTGGCGGGCGGTGGAGCGGATCAGCGAGGAGTACGGCATCCACGACGTGAACCTGGTGAAGCCCGGCGTCGGCGAGACCACGCGGGTGCTGCTGCGCCGGGTGCCGTGGAAGATCCTCGCGCAGCGCGGCGCCGGGGCCGACCTGGACCACGTACGACTCCTCGCGGAGCAGCGGGGGGTGCCGGTGGAAGAGGTCGACGGCCTGCCGTACAGCTGCGTAGGACTCATCCATCCCCGATTCACGCGCGGCGCCACGGGCGCCGACGGAAAGGCTGTGGCCACCAAGTGA
- a CDS encoding HpcH/HpaI aldolase/citrate lyase family protein yields MRHFGHISPTVRKDLFHQEPAEFTAASPSATLAAALGATLYSPATRPQLARDIRKQAGLGVVSMVLCLEDSISDADVAGGEENLVRQFAALHEDPAELPLLFIRVREPEQIPDLVHRLGGSAARLAGFVLPKFSESRGVAFLDAVAQAEAESGQPRLYAMPVLETPELLHLETRVEALAGISRTVNKYRERVLALRLGVTDFCSAYGLRRTPDMTAYDVQIVAGVIADVVNVLSRADGTGFTVTGPVWEYFRSQQRLFKPQLRRSPFLEEGVEELRTALIEHDLDGLLREIELDRANGLLGKTCIHPAHVTPVHALSVVSHEEFSDAQDILRPESGGGGVMRSAYTNKMNEVKPHRAWAERTMLRAEVFGVAKEEVGFVDLLTAGLQV; encoded by the coding sequence ATGCGTCACTTCGGGCATATTTCGCCCACCGTCCGCAAGGACCTCTTCCACCAGGAGCCGGCAGAGTTCACCGCCGCCTCCCCCTCCGCCACGCTCGCGGCCGCTCTGGGGGCCACGCTCTACAGCCCGGCCACCCGGCCCCAGCTCGCCCGTGACATCCGCAAGCAGGCCGGCCTCGGAGTCGTCTCCATGGTCCTCTGCCTGGAGGATTCCATCAGCGACGCGGACGTCGCCGGCGGCGAGGAGAACCTCGTCCGGCAGTTCGCCGCCCTCCACGAGGACCCGGCGGAGCTCCCGCTGCTCTTCATCCGCGTCCGGGAGCCCGAGCAGATCCCCGACCTCGTGCACCGGCTCGGCGGCTCGGCGGCGCGGCTGGCCGGATTCGTACTCCCCAAATTCAGCGAGAGCCGGGGCGTCGCCTTCCTCGACGCCGTGGCCCAGGCGGAGGCCGAGAGCGGACAGCCCCGGCTGTACGCGATGCCCGTCCTGGAGACCCCCGAGCTGCTCCACCTGGAGACCCGGGTCGAGGCCCTCGCCGGGATCTCCCGCACGGTCAACAAGTACCGCGAGCGGGTCCTGGCGCTGCGCCTCGGAGTGACCGACTTCTGCTCCGCCTACGGGCTGCGGCGCACCCCCGACATGACCGCCTACGACGTCCAGATCGTCGCCGGGGTGATCGCCGACGTGGTCAACGTGCTCAGCCGCGCCGACGGCACCGGCTTCACCGTCACCGGGCCCGTGTGGGAGTACTTCCGCAGCCAGCAGCGCCTCTTCAAGCCGCAGCTGCGCCGCAGCCCCTTCCTGGAAGAGGGCGTCGAGGAGCTGCGCACCGCGCTGATCGAGCACGACCTGGACGGGCTGCTGCGCGAGATCGAGCTCGACCGGGCCAACGGGCTGCTGGGCAAGACCTGTATCCACCCCGCCCACGTCACCCCGGTCCACGCGCTCTCGGTGGTGTCGCACGAGGAGTTCAGCGATGCTCAAGACATCCTGCGCCCCGAGAGCGGAGGCGGCGGAGTGATGCGTTCCGCCTACACGAACAAGATGAACGAGGTGAAGCCCCACCGGGCCTGGGCGGAGCGCACGATGCTGCGCGCCGAGGTCTTCGGTGTGGCGAAGGAGGAGGTCGGCTTCGTCGATCTCCTCACGGCCGGGCTCCAGGTGTGA
- a CDS encoding TerD family protein, which translates to MTHAMQKGSNIPVAALAVRAVLRWTGGPDVPDVDASALLVGADGRVRSDEDFVFYNQPRHPSGAVWRLGKKQLGDGITDAVQADLRAVTPAVDRILVVASAEDVPFERVHDLRILLYDATATGGSEPLAYFDVRPETGAETALICGELYRRADAWKFRALGEGYSNGLVGLATDHGISVDENAPEAQEHGPGQAQGQDPSASPATPAPPTQAPPVSQPAYGYPQPVSQAPVPAPAPDGAFRLPAQGPQFIRR; encoded by the coding sequence ATGACGCACGCGATGCAGAAGGGCTCCAACATCCCCGTGGCCGCTTTGGCGGTCCGCGCGGTGCTGCGCTGGACCGGGGGGCCCGACGTGCCCGACGTGGACGCCTCCGCGCTGCTCGTGGGGGCGGACGGGCGCGTGCGCTCGGACGAGGACTTCGTCTTCTACAACCAGCCCCGGCACCCCTCCGGGGCCGTCTGGCGGCTCGGGAAGAAGCAGCTCGGCGACGGGATCACCGACGCCGTCCAGGCGGACCTGAGGGCCGTCACCCCGGCGGTGGACCGGATCCTCGTCGTCGCCTCCGCCGAGGACGTCCCCTTCGAGCGGGTCCACGACCTGCGGATCCTGCTCTACGACGCCACCGCGACCGGCGGCTCCGAACCGCTGGCCTACTTCGACGTGCGGCCGGAGACGGGCGCCGAGACGGCGCTGATCTGCGGCGAGCTGTACCGGCGGGCCGACGCCTGGAAGTTCCGCGCGCTCGGCGAGGGCTACTCCAACGGGCTCGTCGGCCTGGCCACCGACCACGGGATCTCCGTGGACGAGAACGCCCCCGAGGCCCAGGAGCACGGGCCGGGGCAGGCACAGGGGCAGGACCCGTCGGCCTCCCCCGCGACTCCGGCGCCGCCCACCCAGGCACCGCCGGTCTCCCAGCCCGCCTACGGCTACCCGCAGCCGGTATCGCAGGCCCCGGTGCCGGCTCCGGCCCCGGACGGGGCCTTCCGGCTGCCGGCGCAGGGCCCGCAGTTCATCCGTCGGTGA
- a CDS encoding TerD family protein, translating to MGFFDGIRGSRGTQFQSGSASSNAIELTKRHPTVSLTKQGAVHGNLRVNLSWRMRTSDIGGRSTGQSGQLFRHPFKLFKPDMVQAHTQGMVNVDLDIGCLYELTDGTRGVVQPLGNLHGDINSPPYVKLSGDDRFGAPSGETIFVNLDHAEEIKRLLVFVYIYDQTPAFDRTHALVTLYPITGPRIEIPLEERHPHARSCAVVSLENVKGELIVRREVTFVYGFQAELDRLYGWGLQWGRGYKTKT from the coding sequence ATGGGATTCTTCGACGGCATCAGGGGCAGCCGCGGCACGCAGTTCCAGTCGGGCAGTGCCTCGTCGAACGCGATCGAGCTGACCAAACGCCATCCGACGGTATCGCTCACCAAACAGGGGGCGGTGCACGGCAATCTGCGCGTGAACCTCTCCTGGCGGATGCGGACCTCGGACATAGGCGGCCGCAGTACCGGCCAGAGCGGTCAGCTCTTCCGGCATCCGTTCAAACTGTTCAAGCCCGACATGGTGCAGGCGCACACCCAGGGCATGGTCAATGTCGACCTCGACATCGGCTGTCTCTACGAGCTGACCGACGGCACCCGGGGCGTCGTCCAGCCACTGGGGAACCTGCACGGGGACATCAACAGTCCGCCGTACGTGAAGCTCAGCGGGGACGACCGGTTCGGGGCGCCCTCCGGCGAGACGATCTTCGTCAATCTCGACCACGCCGAGGAGATCAAGCGGCTGCTGGTCTTCGTGTACATCTACGACCAGACCCCGGCCTTCGACCGGACGCACGCCCTGGTCACGCTCTACCCGATCACCGGGCCGCGGATCGAGATCCCGCTGGAAGAGCGCCACCCGCACGCCCGCTCCTGCGCGGTCGTCTCCCTGGAGAACGTCAAGGGGGAGCTGATCGTGCGGCGCGAGGTCACCTTCGTCTACGGGTTCCAGGCCGAGCTGGACCGGCTGTACGGGTGGGGCCTCCAGTGGGGCCGCGGCTACAAGACGAAGACCTGA
- a CDS encoding DUF475 domain-containing protein: MVLKTFGWSFAVTALGLVAAVLYGGWEAFGIVAILSILEISLSFDNAVVNAGILKKMNAFWQKIFLTIGVLIAVFGMRLVFPIVIVAISAKIGPIEAVELAVRDQDMYKQLVTDAHPSIAAFGGMFLLMIFLDFIFEDRDIKWLAWLERPLAKLGKIDMLSACIALIVLVVTSMTFAVNAHQHGGTHVDKAQTVLISGVLGLITYMIVGGLSGYFENKLEEEEEHEHEVEEEAKKSGKPVSAIAMAGKAAFFMFLYLEVLDASFSFDGVIGAFAITSDIVIMALGLGIGAMYVRSLTVYLVRQGTLDDYVYLEHGAHYAIGALAVILLVTIQYEINEVITGLVGVVLIGWSFWSSVRRNKRLELEGSTAEA, from the coding sequence GTGGTTCTGAAAACCTTCGGCTGGTCGTTCGCAGTCACTGCGCTCGGACTGGTCGCAGCGGTGCTCTACGGGGGGTGGGAGGCCTTCGGGATCGTTGCGATCCTGTCCATCCTGGAGATCTCGCTGTCCTTCGACAATGCGGTGGTCAACGCCGGAATCCTGAAGAAGATGAATGCCTTCTGGCAGAAGATCTTCCTCACCATCGGTGTTCTCATCGCCGTGTTCGGCATGCGCCTGGTCTTCCCGATCGTGATCGTCGCGATCAGCGCCAAGATCGGGCCGATCGAGGCCGTCGAACTCGCGGTGCGCGACCAGGACATGTACAAGCAGCTCGTGACGGACGCCCACCCGTCCATCGCCGCCTTCGGCGGGATGTTCCTGCTGATGATCTTCCTCGACTTCATTTTCGAGGACCGCGACATCAAGTGGCTCGCCTGGCTGGAACGCCCGCTCGCCAAGCTCGGCAAGATCGACATGCTGTCGGCGTGCATCGCGCTGATCGTCCTGGTCGTCACCTCGATGACCTTCGCCGTCAACGCCCACCAGCACGGCGGCACTCATGTGGACAAGGCGCAGACGGTCCTGATCTCCGGCGTTCTCGGTCTGATCACCTACATGATCGTCGGCGGCCTCTCCGGCTACTTCGAGAACAAGCTGGAGGAGGAAGAGGAGCACGAACACGAGGTCGAAGAAGAGGCGAAGAAGAGCGGCAAGCCCGTCTCTGCCATCGCCATGGCCGGCAAGGCCGCGTTCTTCATGTTCCTCTACCTCGAAGTCCTCGACGCCTCCTTCTCCTTCGACGGGGTCATCGGCGCCTTCGCCATCACCAGTGACATCGTGATCATGGCCCTCGGCCTCGGTATCGGTGCCATGTACGTCCGGTCGCTGACGGTCTACCTGGTCCGCCAGGGCACCCTCGACGACTACGTCTACCTGGAGCACGGCGCGCACTACGCCATCGGCGCGCTCGCCGTCATCCTGCTCGTCACCATCCAGTACGAGATCAACGAGGTCATCACCGGCCTCGTCGGCGTCGTGCTGATCGGGTGGTCCTTCTGGTCCTCGGTGCGCCGCAACAAGCGCCTGGAACTGGAGGGTTCCACCGCCGAGGCATGA
- a CDS encoding TerD family protein, translating into MGVTLAKGGNVSLSKAAPNLTRVLVGLGWDARSTTGADFDLDASALLCSNGRVLGDEYFVFYNNLKSPEGSVEHTGDNLTGEGEGDDESLIIDLTKVPAGVDKIVFPVSIHEAEARRQSFGQVSNAFIRVVNEADGQELARYDLSEDASSETAMIFGEVYRYGGEWKFRAVGQGYASGLRGIALDFGVNVS; encoded by the coding sequence ATGGGCGTCACACTCGCCAAGGGGGGCAATGTCTCCCTCTCCAAAGCCGCACCGAACCTCACCCGGGTTCTGGTCGGCCTCGGATGGGACGCGCGCTCGACCACGGGCGCCGACTTCGACCTCGACGCCAGCGCACTGCTGTGCAGCAACGGCCGGGTGCTCGGGGACGAGTACTTCGTCTTCTACAACAACCTGAAGAGCCCCGAGGGCTCCGTCGAACACACGGGGGACAATCTCACCGGCGAGGGTGAAGGCGACGACGAGTCGCTCATCATCGATCTCACCAAGGTTCCGGCCGGCGTGGACAAGATCGTCTTTCCCGTCTCGATCCACGAGGCCGAGGCCCGCCGGCAGAGCTTCGGCCAGGTCAGCAACGCCTTCATTCGTGTGGTGAACGAGGCGGACGGCCAGGAACTGGCCCGCTACGACCTCTCCGAGGACGCCTCCAGCGAGACCGCGATGATCTTCGGTGAGGTCTACCGGTACGGGGGCGAATGGAAGTTCCGCGCGGTGGGGCAGGGGTACGCGTCGGGGCTCCGCGGCATCGCTCTAGACTTCGGGGTCAACGTTTCGTAA
- a CDS encoding TerD family protein: MGVSLSKGGNVSLSKAAPNLTAVIVGLGWDARTTTGVDFDLDASAILANDQGKVTGDANFVFFNNLKSPDGSVEHTGDNTTGEGEGDDEAIKVNLAGVPADVAKIVFPVSIYEAESRQQSFGQVRNAYIRVVNQADNTELARYDLSEDASTETAMVFGELYRNGAEWKFRAIGQGYASGLRGIAQDFGVNV, encoded by the coding sequence GTGGGAGTCAGCCTCAGCAAGGGCGGCAACGTCTCGCTGTCCAAGGCCGCGCCGAACCTGACCGCGGTCATCGTCGGTCTGGGCTGGGACGCTCGCACCACCACCGGCGTCGACTTCGACCTCGACGCCAGCGCGATCCTGGCCAACGACCAGGGCAAGGTCACCGGCGACGCGAACTTCGTCTTCTTCAACAACCTGAAGAGCCCCGACGGCTCGGTCGAGCACACCGGTGACAACACCACCGGTGAGGGCGAGGGCGACGACGAGGCGATCAAGGTCAACCTCGCCGGCGTGCCCGCCGACGTGGCCAAGATCGTCTTCCCGGTCTCGATCTACGAGGCCGAGAGCCGCCAGCAGAGCTTCGGCCAGGTCCGCAACGCGTACATCCGCGTCGTGAACCAGGCCGACAACACCGAGCTCGCCCGCTACGACCTGTCGGAGGACGCCTCGACGGAGACCGCCATGGTCTTCGGCGAGCTCTACCGCAACGGTGCGGAGTGGAAGTTCCGCGCCATCGGCCAGGGCTACGCCTCGGGCCTGCGCGGCATCGCGCAGGACTTCGGCGTCAACGTCTGA
- a CDS encoding peroxiredoxin — protein sequence MAIEVGSKAPDFELKDNHGRVVRLSDFRGEKAVVLLFYPFAFTGVCTGELCELRDQLPRFQNDDVQLLAVSNDSVPTLRVFAEQEGLEYPLLSDFWPHGEASRAYGVFDEEKGCAVRGTFVIDRDGIVRWTVVNGLPDARDLNEYIKALDSL from the coding sequence ATGGCGATCGAGGTCGGCAGCAAGGCCCCGGACTTCGAGCTCAAGGACAACCACGGCAGGGTCGTGCGGCTCTCCGACTTCCGCGGGGAGAAGGCGGTCGTGCTGCTCTTCTACCCCTTCGCCTTCACCGGTGTCTGCACCGGCGAGCTCTGCGAGCTGCGCGACCAGCTCCCGCGCTTCCAGAACGACGACGTGCAGCTCCTCGCGGTCTCCAACGACTCCGTACCGACCCTGCGCGTCTTCGCCGAGCAGGAGGGGCTGGAGTACCCGCTGCTGTCGGACTTCTGGCCGCACGGGGAGGCCTCCCGCGCCTACGGGGTCTTCGACGAGGAGAAGGGCTGCGCGGTGCGCGGCACCTTCGTCATCGACCGCGACGGCATCGTGCGCTGGACCGTCGTCAACGGGCTGCCCGACGCGCGTGACCTGAACGAGTACATCAAGGCTCTCGACAGCCTCTGA